A window of Streptomyces sp. SAI-127 contains these coding sequences:
- a CDS encoding RNA-guided endonuclease TnpB family protein, with translation MAEQVKRAFRYRFYPTDEQAAELSRTFGCVRLVYNKALEDRTRAWFGEQRRISYVQSSAALTQWKKTGELAFLAEVSSVPLQQALRHLQTAFGNFFAKRAKYPRYKSRKKSRASAEYTRSAFTWRDGHLTLAKMAKPLDVRWSRPLPDGGEPTTVTVSRDAAGRWFVSLLCEDSIAPAPATTAAVGLDAGITSLVTLSTGEKVANPKHERRDRARLARAQRELSRKAKGSANREKARRRVARVHARIADRRRDFLHKLSTRLVRENQTVVIEDLTVRNLLKNGTLARAISDAAWTQLRSLLEYKCAWYGRELVVIDRFFPSSKLCGTCGTVAAKLPLNVREWTCVCGAVHDRDVNAARNILAAGLAASACGDGVRPQRESSRTGQSSVKQEPQRATAGTPRL, from the coding sequence ATGGCGGAGCAGGTCAAGCGGGCGTTCAGGTACCGCTTTTACCCCACGGACGAGCAGGCGGCTGAGTTGTCGCGCACGTTCGGCTGTGTCCGCCTCGTCTACAACAAGGCGCTGGAGGATCGCACCCGGGCCTGGTTCGGCGAGCAGCGCCGGATCTCCTATGTGCAGTCCTCGGCCGCGCTCACGCAGTGGAAGAAGACCGGAGAGCTGGCGTTTCTGGCGGAGGTGTCCTCGGTTCCGTTGCAGCAGGCGCTGCGTCATCTTCAGACGGCGTTCGGGAACTTCTTCGCCAAGCGTGCGAAGTACCCGCGCTACAAGTCCCGCAAGAAGTCCCGGGCGTCGGCCGAGTACACCCGCAGCGCCTTCACGTGGCGCGACGGGCACCTGACTTTGGCGAAGATGGCCAAGCCCTTGGACGTCCGCTGGTCGCGTCCGCTGCCGGACGGTGGTGAGCCCACGACGGTGACCGTGTCCCGGGACGCGGCGGGACGCTGGTTCGTGTCCCTGCTGTGCGAGGACAGCATCGCCCCGGCCCCCGCCACCACAGCGGCCGTCGGCCTGGACGCCGGGATCACGTCCCTGGTGACGCTGTCCACCGGGGAAAAGGTCGCCAACCCCAAGCACGAGCGGCGGGACCGCGCGCGCCTGGCGCGAGCGCAGCGTGAGCTGTCGCGCAAGGCGAAGGGCTCGGCGAACCGGGAGAAAGCCCGTCGTCGCGTCGCCCGCGTGCATGCGCGGATCGCCGACCGGCGCCGTGACTTTCTGCACAAGCTGTCGACTCGACTCGTCCGTGAGAACCAAACGGTCGTGATCGAGGACCTGACCGTCCGCAACCTGCTGAAGAACGGCACGCTCGCACGCGCCATCAGTGACGCGGCCTGGACGCAACTGCGCTCCCTGCTGGAGTACAAGTGCGCCTGGTACGGGCGTGAACTCGTCGTGATCGACCGCTTCTTCCCCAGCAGCAAGCTGTGCGGAACCTGCGGGACGGTCGCGGCGAAGCTGCCGCTGAACGTCCGCGAATGGACGTGCGTCTGCGGCGCGGTGCATGACCGCGACGTGAACGCGGCACGTAACATTCTGGCCGCCGGGCTGGCGGCGTCTGCCTGTGGAGACGGTGTAAGACCTCAACGGGAGTCCTCCCGGACGGGGCAGTCGTCGGTGAAACAGGAACCCCAGCGGGCGACCGCTGGAACCCCCCGCCTTTAG
- a CDS encoding patatin-like phospholipase family protein, producing the protein MKRSLVLAGGGMRVAWQTGVVRALDEYGTEFDHVDGTSGGILTTGMLLSGQDPAEMSRRWSDLRVRDFNSPLPLSDYLRGPWALPALGDADGVIHRVFPALGIDPDAIRSSPLPGTFNLVDFATKTCVAVPHTEVDAELLAAGMSLPLFMPPLHRDEHIWTDAVWVQDANVGEALRRGADEVWLAWCIGNTPYWGDGPLEQYVHMIEMSANGALFAELATASRPFTLHVVKPEYPLPLDPEFFAGHVTADTLMEMGYRDAWHYLDGAGPEGVPKDSECTAMRVPPRGMRYRERLHGELDGADLVLEAAVDLPLPDDDAPSPGARLVGHIDHDPWGGRVLLADGRAEADGSALTYTARVRLAGRWHEVRARRAPADATVPALWTRTGPVPFRIADGKDVTLELGLRDAAHALASVTPFGTHGIRDRADTVTELADIPLRRTVTGAQGTR; encoded by the coding sequence ATGAAACGGTCGTTGGTCCTGGCGGGCGGCGGGATGCGGGTGGCCTGGCAGACCGGCGTGGTCCGGGCACTCGACGAGTACGGCACGGAGTTCGACCACGTCGACGGCACCTCCGGCGGGATCCTCACCACCGGCATGCTGCTGTCCGGCCAGGACCCGGCGGAAATGAGCCGGCGCTGGTCCGACCTGCGCGTTCGTGACTTCAACTCGCCGCTGCCGCTGTCGGACTACCTGCGCGGGCCCTGGGCGCTGCCCGCGCTCGGCGACGCGGACGGGGTGATCCACCGCGTCTTCCCCGCGCTCGGCATCGACCCGGACGCCATCCGCTCCTCGCCGCTGCCCGGTACCTTCAACCTGGTCGACTTCGCCACCAAGACCTGCGTCGCCGTACCGCACACCGAGGTCGACGCGGAACTGCTGGCCGCGGGCATGTCGCTGCCGCTGTTCATGCCACCGCTGCATCGCGACGAGCACATCTGGACCGACGCCGTATGGGTCCAGGACGCCAATGTTGGGGAGGCCCTGCGCCGCGGCGCCGACGAGGTCTGGCTGGCCTGGTGCATCGGAAACACGCCGTACTGGGGCGACGGACCGCTCGAACAGTACGTCCACATGATCGAGATGTCCGCGAACGGGGCGCTGTTCGCCGAACTGGCCACCGCGTCCCGGCCGTTCACGCTGCATGTGGTCAAACCGGAGTACCCGCTGCCACTGGACCCCGAGTTCTTCGCAGGACACGTCACCGCCGACACCCTGATGGAGATGGGCTACCGCGACGCCTGGCACTACCTCGACGGCGCCGGCCCGGAGGGCGTGCCGAAGGACTCCGAATGTACGGCGATGCGGGTTCCCCCGCGCGGCATGCGGTACCGGGAGCGCCTGCACGGCGAACTCGACGGCGCCGACCTCGTGCTGGAGGCCGCCGTCGACCTGCCGCTGCCCGACGACGACGCCCCGTCACCCGGAGCCCGGCTGGTCGGACACATCGACCACGACCCGTGGGGCGGCCGGGTGCTGCTGGCCGACGGTCGCGCGGAGGCGGACGGCAGCGCGCTCACCTACACGGCCCGGGTGCGCCTGGCGGGTCGGTGGCACGAGGTCCGGGCCCGCCGCGCACCGGCCGACGCGACGGTACCGGCCCTGTGGACCCGGACCGGGCCCGTGCCCTTCCGGATCGCCGACGGCAAGGACGTCACACTCGAGCTGGGCCTGCGCGACGCGGCACACGCACTGGCCTCCGTGACCCCCTTCGGCACGCACGGCATCCGCGACCGCGCCGACACCGTCACCGAACTGGCCGACATCCCACTGCGCAGAACGGTGACGGGCGCGCAGGGCACCCGCTGA
- a CDS encoding NACHT domain-containing protein, which translates to MNLRRTSSSQLARRGSEPARTWRVRKSRWYYPVLALTVLGALAELFLVGVAAAELGGAHWALGEVESRCRNNEQACDVLSGVLTPLLTLALATFTYLFFRFRQVSGAYLRKAREAPLDLVETAGGIFGRVVGRDQLCDVLMEDLRDSRFRRTHVVVGGIGAGKTALLVLLTERLAQRKAVPVPLRLRSAGSDLDFRQLAYDRFKREVQEHIRSEGEAEKVWQRLCQQGRIVVLADGLEDALTEDDQEEERDTVIRLAIRRANEERLPLIITSRPHDALRGLDASLTDLEPLSEEAALAYISSGTAWEDRQRLDWIVEKAGIAEAPTYLQVASDLHEEGLLVRALTGRFEEGVETRGGDRAALRLHLLDTWLSALVAGRLSPQLPLGQDERRVVLDYLSALACAALADDAAEIRITEVVDEHDPAGSRFPEIVRELAKRAQASRMDIRLAAHWGTRMGLVELEGDRVRFQHSVIQAHLGARFMNAVIHPHVPEEPTEGSYFPAALESPGRELLIALVLYSRTPEGSCAHPASPAGDRTWCPVASARDLLLRAACRAQSAVTGHQGVTGHEGANGAQDAGRPEGAVDPRHVFGRTLHTKALELYAAALEIDGVAADPQQHRIAMELTTSWSDLRARDPYTLRVAKALLVSRFGEAVRSVARRNSFQPAYPELFEIGRQEPSHDVRVAIAQEIGAGGDSAFDVLEPRLRGPQIIREQPLGRRPEWLVDLWDDRPEWQRSPGPDGPDGTQDDIARLRRREEEEREEEEHKWRDNVLCAWLIPLLVGSVTTRRHHDTPYEILESWVRRVRASDENDDGSGLDLTLEIALAQGFKYAANRRARHPHARPQAREYLSEQAWDMLRRSRFWFTRVTLLHALTLWELPDGASAAPGPEDHGFDPAEQVRQWLALPDGTPQHPFVEAAAELCVWALRTRRPDRFLWIDESGVSAHVGSQTAGDGEVRKHQLWIPPSTGWSTLHPRAQQLLADVMLLLNLAGRGDWPKDRLRRLHRTARPELPPCLTKDRRPLDPGRSLVRTAAAHAGSNCRDDCAFELCPYPPSGLDGYRPELSEAFCRGQLTLLSRSRWRSLARPEARWQRGTDLAELRLFWERMAKRALNSHRGR; encoded by the coding sequence GTGAACCTCCGCCGGACGTCCTCCTCCCAACTGGCCCGTCGGGGCTCCGAGCCGGCCCGTACCTGGCGGGTCCGCAAGAGCCGCTGGTACTACCCGGTCCTCGCCCTGACCGTGCTGGGCGCGCTCGCCGAGCTGTTCCTGGTCGGCGTGGCCGCGGCCGAACTGGGCGGGGCGCACTGGGCCCTCGGTGAAGTGGAGAGCCGGTGCCGGAACAACGAGCAGGCCTGCGACGTCCTGTCCGGCGTCCTCACGCCCCTGCTCACCCTGGCCCTGGCCACCTTCACGTACCTGTTCTTCCGCTTCCGGCAGGTGAGCGGGGCGTACCTCAGGAAGGCCCGGGAAGCACCACTGGATCTGGTGGAGACGGCGGGCGGCATCTTCGGGCGGGTGGTCGGCCGGGACCAGTTGTGCGACGTGCTCATGGAGGATCTGAGGGACAGCCGATTCCGTCGCACCCATGTGGTGGTCGGCGGCATCGGTGCGGGCAAGACCGCGCTGCTCGTGCTTCTCACGGAGCGGCTGGCACAGCGCAAGGCGGTGCCCGTCCCGCTGCGGCTGCGCAGCGCGGGGAGCGATCTGGACTTTCGGCAGCTGGCCTACGACCGCTTCAAGCGAGAGGTGCAGGAGCACATCCGATCCGAGGGCGAAGCGGAGAAGGTGTGGCAGCGGCTGTGCCAGCAGGGCCGCATCGTGGTCCTGGCGGACGGCCTCGAGGACGCCCTGACGGAGGACGACCAGGAGGAGGAGCGCGACACGGTCATCCGGCTGGCGATCCGCCGTGCCAACGAGGAGCGCCTGCCGCTCATCATCACCTCGCGCCCGCACGACGCGCTGCGTGGCCTGGACGCCTCACTGACCGATCTGGAACCGCTCAGCGAGGAGGCGGCCCTCGCCTACATCTCCTCCGGCACCGCCTGGGAGGACCGGCAGCGGCTCGACTGGATCGTCGAGAAGGCGGGGATCGCCGAGGCCCCGACCTATCTGCAGGTCGCGAGCGACTTGCACGAGGAGGGCCTGCTGGTACGCGCCCTCACCGGTCGGTTCGAGGAGGGCGTGGAGACACGCGGCGGCGACCGGGCGGCGTTGCGCCTGCACCTGCTCGACACGTGGCTGAGCGCCCTCGTCGCCGGAAGACTGTCCCCGCAACTGCCGCTCGGCCAGGACGAACGCAGGGTGGTGCTGGACTACCTGTCGGCGCTGGCGTGCGCGGCGCTGGCAGACGACGCGGCCGAGATCCGTATCACCGAAGTGGTCGACGAACACGATCCGGCGGGGTCCCGCTTCCCGGAGATCGTCCGGGAGCTGGCCAAGCGTGCCCAGGCAAGCCGGATGGACATCCGCCTGGCCGCACACTGGGGCACCCGTATGGGCCTGGTCGAACTCGAAGGGGACCGCGTGCGGTTCCAGCACAGCGTGATCCAGGCCCATCTGGGTGCCCGGTTCATGAACGCGGTGATCCATCCGCACGTGCCCGAAGAGCCCACGGAGGGCTCGTACTTCCCGGCGGCGCTGGAGAGCCCGGGTCGCGAACTGCTGATCGCACTGGTGCTCTACTCCCGTACGCCGGAGGGCTCCTGCGCGCACCCGGCGTCCCCCGCGGGCGACCGCACCTGGTGCCCGGTGGCCTCGGCGCGGGACCTCCTGCTGCGCGCGGCATGCCGGGCACAGTCAGCCGTCACCGGCCACCAGGGCGTCACCGGCCACGAGGGCGCCAACGGCGCCCAGGACGCCGGGCGCCCCGAGGGGGCGGTCGATCCGCGGCACGTCTTCGGTCGCACCCTGCACACCAAGGCGCTCGAGCTGTACGCCGCCGCCCTCGAGATCGACGGCGTAGCCGCGGACCCGCAGCAGCACCGAATCGCCATGGAACTGACGACGTCGTGGTCGGACCTGCGGGCACGCGACCCGTACACGCTGCGCGTGGCCAAGGCGCTTCTGGTCTCCCGCTTCGGTGAGGCCGTGCGCAGCGTCGCCCGCCGCAACTCCTTTCAGCCCGCGTATCCGGAACTCTTCGAGATCGGGCGCCAGGAGCCGTCGCACGACGTACGGGTCGCCATCGCGCAGGAGATCGGCGCGGGCGGCGACAGCGCCTTCGACGTGCTCGAGCCACGGCTGCGCGGTCCTCAGATCATCCGTGAACAGCCGTTGGGACGCAGACCGGAGTGGCTGGTGGACCTGTGGGACGACAGGCCCGAGTGGCAGCGAAGCCCCGGACCCGATGGACCCGACGGCACGCAGGACGACATCGCGCGGCTGCGCAGGCGAGAGGAGGAGGAACGTGAGGAGGAGGAACACAAGTGGCGGGACAATGTGCTGTGCGCCTGGCTGATCCCCCTGCTCGTGGGCTCCGTCACCACACGCCGCCACCACGACACCCCGTACGAGATCCTGGAGAGCTGGGTGCGGCGGGTCAGGGCCTCCGACGAGAACGACGACGGCTCCGGCCTGGACCTCACCCTGGAGATCGCCCTCGCCCAGGGCTTCAAGTACGCGGCCAACCGCCGTGCCCGCCATCCGCACGCCCGTCCCCAGGCCCGCGAGTACCTCAGCGAACAGGCCTGGGACATGCTCAGACGCTCCCGGTTCTGGTTCACCCGCGTCACGCTGCTGCACGCGCTGACGCTGTGGGAGCTGCCCGACGGCGCGAGTGCGGCCCCGGGCCCCGAGGATCACGGCTTCGACCCGGCGGAACAGGTACGTCAGTGGCTCGCGCTGCCCGACGGCACGCCGCAGCATCCCTTCGTCGAGGCCGCCGCCGAGCTGTGTGTCTGGGCCCTGAGGACCCGTCGGCCCGATCGGTTCCTGTGGATCGACGAGTCCGGTGTGTCCGCGCACGTCGGTTCCCAGACGGCCGGGGACGGGGAGGTGCGCAAGCACCAGCTGTGGATTCCGCCCTCCACCGGCTGGAGCACCCTGCATCCGCGCGCCCAGCAACTCCTCGCCGACGTCATGTTGCTGCTCAACCTCGCCGGCCGCGGCGACTGGCCCAAGGACCGGCTGCGGCGCCTGCACCGCACTGCCCGGCCGGAGCTGCCGCCGTGCCTGACCAAGGACCGCCGCCCTCTCGACCCGGGCCGCTCCCTGGTGCGTACGGCCGCCGCCCACGCCGGCTCCAACTGCCGCGACGACTGTGCCTTCGAGCTGTGTCCCTATCCTCCCTCGGGGCTGGACGGCTACCGCCCAGAGCTGTCCGAGGCCTTCTGCCGGGGCCAGTTGACCCTGCTGTCACGGTCGCGGTGGCGATCCCTCGCGAGACCCGAGGCGCGCTGGCAACGGGGCACGGACCTCGCCGAACTGAGGCTGTTCTGGGAGCGGATGGCAAAGCGGGCGCTGAACAGCCATCGCGGAAGATGA
- a CDS encoding DUF4232 domain-containing protein — MHSKTAGAGSSRRGLRGAVLGATMVAALLTATACQPSGGDDKAAASPTAAASAGGSASASTEPSGGSGTGSSSTRGAGTGDSGETGGGNGTAYADCEVTGLNTAVELQDGSGETPRHFLLTVTNSTRTPCVLNDAPQVRLKAGNDAPIVDTLGEPDTEPVVVEGGGKAYAGLYVFGNDEGGEAEYDQSDRFTATLVAGEGTELSGTLIFDLPDGLDTVSVDDAARVNGWAGTEGLAMRPIIQL; from the coding sequence ATGCACTCGAAGACGGCCGGAGCCGGTTCATCGCGTCGGGGACTGCGCGGCGCCGTCCTGGGCGCGACCATGGTCGCGGCTCTGTTGACGGCCACCGCCTGCCAACCCTCCGGGGGTGACGACAAGGCAGCCGCATCGCCGACCGCCGCCGCCTCGGCCGGGGGGAGTGCGTCGGCGAGCACGGAGCCCTCGGGCGGCTCCGGGACCGGCAGCAGCAGCACGAGGGGCGCGGGGACCGGGGACAGCGGCGAGACAGGCGGCGGGAACGGCACCGCGTATGCCGACTGCGAGGTCACCGGGCTCAACACCGCGGTCGAGCTTCAGGACGGTTCCGGGGAGACCCCCCGCCACTTCCTGCTGACCGTCACCAACAGCACCAGGACGCCGTGCGTCCTCAACGACGCGCCGCAGGTGCGGCTCAAGGCCGGCAACGACGCCCCGATCGTCGATACGCTCGGAGAGCCGGACACCGAACCCGTCGTCGTCGAGGGAGGCGGCAAGGCGTACGCAGGCCTGTACGTCTTCGGGAACGACGAGGGCGGCGAGGCGGAGTACGACCAGTCCGACCGTTTCACCGCCACCCTGGTCGCCGGCGAGGGCACCGAACTGAGCGGCACGCTCATCTTCGACCTGCCCGACGGTCTCGACACCGTCTCCGTCGACGACGCGGCGCGGGTGAACGGCTGGGCCGGCACCGAGGGACTGGCGATGCGCCCGATCATCCAGCTCTGA
- a CDS encoding helix-turn-helix domain-containing protein gives MPERRPRKDAVRNRAAVLAAADSLFARCESPEAVTMADIAAAAGVGKGTLFRAFGDRTGLIQALYAERLEPVRNAVEEGPPPLGPAAPPLERVPALLDALLCFKLDNRHLALALEETGSGSPYQAEHYERWHSTLQAVLERIPGLTDSAFTAHALLAATRADLVEHLVGHQHMPREQLRADLVAFTARILQPPAAMGAAG, from the coding sequence ATGCCCGAACGCAGGCCACGCAAGGACGCAGTGCGCAACCGGGCGGCCGTCCTCGCGGCGGCCGACAGCCTCTTCGCCCGCTGCGAGAGCCCGGAGGCCGTCACCATGGCCGACATCGCGGCAGCGGCCGGCGTCGGCAAAGGGACGCTCTTCCGCGCCTTCGGTGATCGCACCGGCCTGATCCAGGCGCTGTACGCGGAACGACTCGAACCGGTCAGGAACGCCGTCGAAGAGGGGCCGCCGCCCCTGGGCCCCGCCGCCCCGCCGCTGGAGCGCGTACCCGCCCTGCTCGACGCGCTCCTGTGCTTCAAGCTGGACAACCGCCACCTCGCCCTGGCCCTGGAGGAGACCGGCAGCGGCAGCCCTTACCAGGCCGAACACTACGAACGGTGGCACAGCACGCTTCAAGCCGTACTGGAACGGATCCCCGGTCTCACCGACAGCGCCTTCACCGCTCACGCACTGCTGGCCGCCACCCGCGCCGACCTCGTCGAACACCTCGTCGGCCACCAGCACATGCCCCGGGAGCAACTGCGGGCAGACCTCGTGGCCTTCACCGCCAGAATCCTTCAGCCGCCTGCGGCGATGGGAGCAGCGGGCTGA
- a CDS encoding nuclear transport factor 2 family protein yields MTTHTAPADLYRHGLKLLLDKDIAAWIDLWDDNGVFEFPFAPDGWPKRLEGKAAIADYMRGYPDHIDLHDFPYVEIHQTTAAQTIVVEMRAVGRLVETGSPYDMTYIAVVTVEDGRITRYRDYWNPLLVLQGSMSDFTRSSR; encoded by the coding sequence ATGACCACGCACACGGCACCGGCGGACCTGTACCGCCACGGCCTGAAACTGCTGCTCGACAAGGACATCGCCGCCTGGATCGACCTCTGGGACGACAACGGGGTCTTCGAGTTCCCATTCGCGCCCGACGGCTGGCCCAAGCGGCTGGAGGGCAAAGCCGCGATCGCCGACTACATGCGCGGCTACCCCGACCACATCGACCTCCACGACTTCCCCTACGTGGAGATACACCAGACCACCGCTGCGCAGACCATCGTGGTCGAGATGCGCGCTGTGGGCCGGCTCGTGGAGACCGGCAGCCCCTACGACATGACGTACATCGCCGTGGTGACCGTCGAGGACGGCAGGATCACCCGCTACCGCGACTACTGGAACCCGCTCTTGGTGCTCCAGGGCTCCATGAGCGACTTCACGCGGAGCAGCCGATGA
- a CDS encoding NAD(P)H-binding protein — MSTPGTTLIIGATGTTGSRVVSRLVAAGHPVKAAGRHATNVGGAQAVRFDWNDPATFDEALDGVDRLYLIPPLGSREPAAVMLPFLRRGRAAGVRRVVLLSASAIPSGGPAVGQVHQALPGLFDAWAVLRPSWFMQNFTGDHPHAQSIRKDGTLLTATGEGRVGFVDADDIAAVAVHALTTPQAPNTDLVITGPQTLSYGDIAAVLTEVTGRSVTHRQLTYEQMRDRLAAGMPAEFAELLAGMDLAIAEGAEDRTTDTVERLTGRPPRSFRAFVERELL; from the coding sequence ATGAGCACCCCCGGTACGACCCTGATCATCGGAGCCACCGGCACCACCGGCAGCCGGGTCGTCTCCCGGCTCGTGGCGGCTGGGCACCCTGTCAAGGCCGCCGGCCGGCATGCCACCAACGTGGGCGGCGCTCAGGCCGTCCGTTTCGACTGGAACGACCCTGCGACGTTCGACGAAGCCCTCGACGGTGTGGACCGCCTGTATCTCATCCCGCCGCTCGGTTCCCGGGAGCCGGCCGCCGTCATGCTGCCCTTCCTCCGGCGGGGCCGCGCGGCCGGGGTGCGCCGCGTGGTGCTGCTCAGCGCGTCGGCGATCCCCTCCGGAGGTCCAGCTGTAGGGCAGGTCCACCAGGCCCTTCCCGGCCTGTTCGACGCGTGGGCGGTCCTGCGGCCCTCATGGTTCATGCAGAACTTCACCGGCGACCACCCGCACGCGCAGAGCATCCGCAAGGACGGAACCCTGCTGACCGCGACCGGCGAGGGCCGTGTCGGGTTCGTGGACGCCGACGACATCGCCGCGGTCGCCGTGCACGCCCTGACCACCCCTCAGGCCCCCAACACCGATCTGGTCATCACCGGGCCGCAGACGTTGAGCTACGGCGACATCGCAGCGGTCCTCACCGAGGTCACGGGCCGGAGCGTCACCCATCGGCAGCTGACCTACGAGCAGATGCGCGACCGCCTGGCCGCCGGGATGCCAGCTGAGTTCGCCGAGTTGCTCGCCGGCATGGACCTCGCCATCGCCGAGGGAGCGGAGGACCGCACCACCGACACCGTCGAGCGCCTCACCGGCCGCCCACCGCGCAGCTTCCGTGCCTTCGTCGAGCGGGAATTGCTTTGA
- a CDS encoding helix-turn-helix domain-containing protein, producing the protein MVKEAADDSEICCPSRLVLDRIGDKWSVLIVLNLGDGPKRFSELREVLHHVTPKVLTYTLRGMERDGLLTRTVFAEVPPRVEYELTPLGHSLRPVMEPITTWAEEHVDEVLSLRKAHDTRSADEFAG; encoded by the coding sequence ATGGTGAAAGAAGCTGCCGACGACTCCGAGATCTGCTGCCCGTCCCGGCTGGTGCTCGACCGCATCGGTGACAAATGGTCGGTGCTGATCGTGCTGAACCTGGGCGACGGCCCCAAGCGGTTCAGCGAACTGCGGGAGGTGCTTCACCACGTGACGCCCAAGGTCCTCACCTACACACTGCGGGGGATGGAACGCGACGGCCTGCTCACCCGCACGGTCTTCGCCGAGGTCCCGCCCCGCGTGGAGTACGAACTGACCCCGCTGGGCCACTCCCTGCGGCCCGTCATGGAGCCGATCACCACCTGGGCCGAGGAACACGTCGACGAGGTCCTGTCCTTGCGCAAGGCCCACGACACCCGCTCCGCGGACGAGTTCGCGGGCTGA
- a CDS encoding NAD(P)H-binding protein, which produces MRILLFGATGMIGSRIAAEAGKRGHEVTGVTRSGKDGTLAADASDADTVARLAAGHDAAVLAVSPPRAGIEATESLLEVGRGVLDGVRRAGVRRLVVVGGAGILEVSPGVRVVDTPGFPEDLLPPVRAQVALFELVRDNADDLEWTYLSPPAVITPGERTGAYRTGDHQLLSDGEGNSHISTEDYAVALVDELQRGELTRRLVHVAY; this is translated from the coding sequence ATGCGCATCTTGCTGTTCGGAGCCACCGGGATGATCGGCAGCCGGATCGCTGCCGAGGCGGGCAAGCGGGGCCACGAGGTGACGGGTGTCACGCGCAGCGGGAAGGACGGCACCCTCGCGGCGGACGCGAGCGACGCCGACACCGTCGCGCGCCTGGCGGCCGGCCACGACGCGGCGGTCCTGGCGGTGTCACCGCCACGAGCCGGCATCGAGGCCACCGAGTCACTGCTGGAGGTGGGCCGCGGCGTACTGGACGGCGTACGCAGGGCCGGGGTGCGCCGCCTGGTGGTGGTGGGCGGCGCGGGCATCCTGGAGGTCTCCCCCGGTGTACGGGTCGTCGACACCCCCGGGTTCCCCGAGGACCTCCTGCCGCCGGTTCGCGCCCAGGTGGCGCTGTTCGAGCTGGTCCGGGACAACGCCGACGACCTGGAATGGACCTACCTCTCCCCGCCCGCGGTGATCACGCCTGGCGAGCGCACGGGCGCGTACCGGACAGGCGATCACCAACTGCTCAGCGACGGCGAGGGCAACAGCCACATCAGCACCGAGGACTACGCCGTCGCTCTCGTCGACGAGTTGCAGCGGGGCGAGCTCACCCGCCGCCTCGTCCACGTCGCGTACTGA
- a CDS encoding nuclear transport factor 2 family protein translates to MTNNNSTADAVGVVEAYMQALQIKDTDTILRLYADEAEIIPENLPSLRGRDAIDSFYASTFAAIGMEVNVKVVSTEVYDEIAIVRSEQPVTVIAVADGTRSQAYFRELFVLRRTPDGWRIHKYMFSQNPAQA, encoded by the coding sequence ATGACGAACAACAACAGCACCGCCGACGCGGTCGGCGTAGTCGAGGCGTACATGCAAGCGCTGCAGATCAAGGACACTGACACGATCTTGCGGCTCTACGCCGACGAGGCCGAGATCATCCCCGAGAACTTGCCCAGCCTGCGCGGCCGCGACGCCATTGACTCCTTCTACGCCAGCACCTTCGCCGCCATCGGGATGGAGGTCAACGTGAAGGTGGTCTCGACCGAGGTCTACGACGAGATCGCGATCGTCCGATCCGAGCAGCCCGTCACGGTGATTGCCGTGGCCGACGGCACTCGCTCCCAGGCCTACTTCCGCGAGCTGTTCGTGCTGCGTCGCACCCCGGACGGGTGGCGCATCCACAAGTACATGTTCTCCCAGAACCCGGCGCAGGCCTAG
- a CDS encoding Lrp/AsnC family transcriptional regulator yields the protein MTESLDVTDWAILAEVQRDGRIPFTELARRVNLSASATKERVRRLEEAGVITGYRAEVNPERTGYPVMAVVRLKYPGPGTRHQPLRRLLEERPEILECLRTTGDDCYVMKVVATSMAHLEEIVDELAEFGSTTTNLVLSRTLPLRGPGVPRANTVR from the coding sequence ATGACCGAGAGTCTCGACGTGACGGACTGGGCGATCCTGGCAGAAGTCCAACGGGACGGCCGGATCCCGTTCACCGAGCTGGCGCGGCGGGTGAACCTGAGCGCCTCGGCAACCAAGGAGCGGGTGCGTCGGCTCGAGGAGGCTGGGGTGATCACTGGGTACCGGGCGGAGGTGAACCCGGAGCGGACCGGTTACCCGGTGATGGCGGTGGTCCGGCTCAAGTACCCGGGGCCGGGAACCCGGCACCAGCCGCTGCGCCGGCTGCTGGAAGAGCGCCCGGAGATCCTGGAGTGCCTGCGCACCACCGGAGACGACTGCTACGTCATGAAGGTGGTGGCCACGTCGATGGCCCACCTGGAGGAGATCGTCGACGAGCTGGCCGAGTTCGGGAGCACCACCACCAACCTCGTCCTCAGCCGGACGCTCCCGTTGCGCGGCCCGGGGGTGCCGCGGGCGAACACCGTCAGGTAG